In Leuconostocaceae bacterium ESL0723, the following proteins share a genomic window:
- a CDS encoding APC family permease: MFRNLKRVIIGRPLKTLDEGSQSLSRSKALALLSSDALSSVAYGTESITATLITAGAVALWLQVPIALVILVLLGAIVLSYRQIIHAYPSGGGAYAVASKNWGPKVGLVAGGSLLVDYMLTVAVSASAAADAITAAFPALLHFTVPISIFIILLLTAMNLRGVRESANFLMVPVYFFIVVLTGMLLWGLFQVATGQLPYHAAARIGTDFSGLSVIFVLRAFSSGSSSLTGVEAISNAVPNFRPPKEKHAASTLAMMAIILAAFFAGVTFFSYWLGIQPNGSSTVLSQIASQTFGGHNFGFYLVQLATAMILAVAANTGFSAFPMLALNLARDKYLPHLYMDRGDRLGYSNGILSLSIGAMILTLIFHGSTDNLIPLYAVGVFVPFTLSQSGMIVHWMRNKPKNWLFKATINFVGAFMSAALVVVLFVTRMNHVWPYLIIMPLIMAMFLKIKHHYTSIGAQLRLQYGDQSEELKHHYDGSTVIVLVSGMTRVTAEAVDYARSIGDEIVAMHVSFDTYPEREARIGRQFKEDFPDIRYVDVHTAYRSIIKPVEGFVDKVAKRAHDRNESVTVVIPQFVPKKPWQNILHNQSSFRLRGALSAKDGITIATYYYHLSD, encoded by the coding sequence ATGTTTCGCAATCTCAAGCGGGTTATCATTGGCCGACCACTCAAAACCTTGGATGAAGGCAGTCAGTCATTGAGTCGCTCCAAGGCTCTGGCCTTGCTGTCTTCTGATGCCCTGTCCTCGGTGGCCTATGGAACTGAGTCGATTACGGCGACCTTGATTACGGCCGGTGCCGTGGCCCTTTGGCTGCAGGTACCAATTGCCCTGGTGATTTTGGTGCTGCTGGGCGCAATTGTCCTGAGTTACCGCCAAATCATCCACGCCTACCCATCTGGTGGGGGAGCCTACGCGGTGGCCAGTAAGAACTGGGGACCCAAGGTTGGTCTGGTAGCCGGTGGCTCGCTGCTGGTTGACTACATGCTGACGGTGGCGGTTTCGGCTTCGGCGGCCGCGGATGCGATTACGGCGGCCTTCCCAGCCCTACTCCATTTTACGGTGCCGATTTCGATTTTTATCATTCTCTTGCTGACGGCGATGAACCTGCGTGGTGTCCGGGAAAGTGCCAATTTCTTGATGGTGCCGGTTTACTTCTTTATCGTAGTTTTGACGGGGATGTTGCTCTGGGGACTCTTCCAGGTGGCGACCGGTCAGCTGCCATACCATGCGGCCGCCCGGATTGGAACTGACTTTAGCGGCTTAAGTGTTATCTTTGTCCTGCGGGCTTTCTCGAGCGGATCTTCATCCCTGACTGGGGTGGAGGCCATTTCCAACGCGGTGCCTAACTTCCGGCCACCCAAGGAAAAGCACGCCGCTTCAACCTTGGCGATGATGGCCATTATCCTGGCGGCCTTCTTTGCTGGGGTAACCTTCTTTAGTTACTGGTTGGGTATCCAGCCTAACGGTTCTTCGACGGTTTTGTCACAGATTGCCAGTCAAACCTTTGGCGGCCATAACTTTGGCTTTTACCTGGTCCAGCTGGCCACGGCGATGATCTTGGCGGTGGCCGCCAATACTGGTTTCTCGGCCTTTCCAATGCTAGCCTTGAACCTAGCCCGGGATAAGTACCTGCCTCATCTGTACATGGACCGGGGTGACCGTCTGGGTTATTCCAACGGAATTCTGTCCCTGTCAATCGGGGCGATGATTTTGACCCTGATTTTCCACGGGTCGACTGATAATTTGATTCCGCTTTATGCGGTCGGGGTTTTCGTACCCTTCACGCTGTCTCAGTCGGGCATGATTGTCCACTGGATGCGCAATAAGCCTAAGAACTGGCTCTTTAAGGCCACGATTAACTTTGTCGGCGCCTTCATGTCAGCAGCCCTAGTGGTTGTGCTCTTCGTGACGCGGATGAACCATGTTTGGCCTTATCTGATTATCATGCCATTGATTATGGCCATGTTCCTGAAAATTAAGCACCACTACACTAGCATTGGTGCCCAGCTGCGCTTGCAGTATGGTGACCAAAGCGAGGAACTCAAGCACCACTACGATGGCTCGACCGTGATTGTCCTAGTTTCGGGGATGACCCGAGTAACGGCCGAAGCGGTCGACTATGCCCGCTCGATTGGGGACGAAATCGTGGCCATGCACGTCAGCTTTGACACGTATCCAGAACGGGAGGCTAGGATTGGTCGCCAGTTCAAGGAAGATTTCCCTGATATTCGTTACGTGGATGTGCACACAGCCTACCGGTCAATTATCAAGCCGGTCGAAGGCTTTGTGGACAAGGTGGCTAAGCGGGCCCATGACCGTAATGAGTCGGTGACGGTCGTGATTCCGCAGTTCGTGCCGAAGAAACCTTGGCAAAACATCCTGCATAACCAGAGTTCTTTCCGGTTGCGCGGCGCGCTGTCAGCCAAGGATGGCATCACGATTGCGACCTATTACTATCACCTGTCTGATTAA
- a CDS encoding thioredoxin family protein yields MYEPKQNSNAEIQKVIDQPGRNLMFLSADWCGDCKVIKPFVQNIKDVVTKTANWVDADRDDNLDIATKYGLRGIPSFVLFEDGKKVAQLGHGERLKPQEILDWYASTVA; encoded by the coding sequence ATGTACGAACCAAAACAAAACTCAAACGCTGAGATTCAAAAAGTCATTGATCAGCCTGGTCGGAACCTGATGTTTCTGTCAGCCGATTGGTGTGGGGACTGCAAGGTGATTAAGCCCTTCGTCCAAAACATTAAGGACGTGGTCACTAAGACTGCCAACTGGGTGGATGCTGACCGCGACGACAACCTGGACATCGCCACTAAGTACGGATTACGCGGCATTCCGAGCTTTGTCCTCTTTGAGGACGGCAAGAAGGTGGCCCAGCTTGGGCATGGCGAACGCCTAAAGCCCCAAGAAATTCTTGACTGGTACGCTAGTACCGTCGCTTAA
- a CDS encoding trypsin-like peptidase domain-containing protein has product MTKKNWIITMISAAIIGALLVLLAIQPNSWYQQRLGMAHQSNAAGKATVAATAYVSDDPATRAYDKVKASVVTVQNLQKVPSLSQGAGAFNSQDQQNSNNSLQTASEGSGVVYKVSGGYAYIITNNHVIDGSSAVQLISSDGQKISGTVVGTDASKDLAIVKAQTSVFKTAAQFADVKDLEAGQQVLAIGSPLGSNYASTMTSGIISAVRRQLTSADTGGAALTAIQTDAAINPGNSGGALVNLSGQVVGINSAKISAGADGTSVEGIGFAIPADIVQSFIQSNEK; this is encoded by the coding sequence ATGACAAAGAAAAATTGGATAATTACAATGATTAGCGCTGCCATTATCGGGGCGCTCTTGGTCTTGTTAGCCATCCAACCTAACTCCTGGTACCAGCAGCGTTTGGGTATGGCCCATCAAAGTAACGCGGCCGGCAAGGCGACCGTGGCCGCGACCGCCTACGTCAGTGATGACCCGGCGACCCGGGCCTATGACAAGGTTAAGGCCAGTGTGGTTACCGTCCAAAACCTGCAGAAGGTGCCATCCCTGTCCCAGGGGGCCGGCGCCTTTAACAGTCAGGACCAGCAAAATAGTAACAATAGCCTGCAGACGGCTTCCGAAGGGTCGGGTGTGGTCTATAAGGTTTCGGGCGGTTACGCCTATATCATCACCAATAACCACGTCATCGACGGTTCTTCGGCCGTCCAGCTGATTTCGTCCGATGGCCAGAAGATTAGTGGTACGGTAGTGGGTACCGATGCTTCCAAGGATTTGGCGATTGTGAAGGCCCAGACCTCGGTCTTTAAGACTGCGGCCCAGTTTGCCGATGTGAAGGACTTAGAAGCTGGTCAACAAGTACTCGCCATTGGTTCACCCCTTGGTTCCAACTATGCCTCAACCATGACCAGTGGCATTATTTCGGCCGTTCGCCGGCAGCTAACCAGCGCTGATACCGGTGGGGCGGCCTTGACTGCCATCCAAACCGATGCTGCTATCAATCCCGGTAACTCCGGTGGCGCCCTGGTCAATCTCTCCGGTCAGGTGGTCGGCATCAACTCAGCCAAGATTTCGGCCGGGGCCGACGGGACCAGTGTGGAAGGGATTGGCTTTGCCATTCCGGCTGACATTGTCCAAAGCTTTATCCAAAGTAATGAGAAATAA